The following are encoded together in the Zingiber officinale cultivar Zhangliang chromosome 8A, Zo_v1.1, whole genome shotgun sequence genome:
- the LOC122009429 gene encoding guanine nucleotide-binding protein-like NSN1 translates to MVKKSKKSKSKRVSLSKKYKIIRKVKEHHRKKAKEAKKLGLNKKKKVEKDPGIPNDWPFKQQELKALEDRRARALEELEQKKAARKERAEKRKLGLIDDSDVSQNKPIITELSAIAKSNDHSERTFYKELKKVIETSDVILEVLDARDPLGTRSVDLENMVLKSDPNKRIVLLLNKIDLVPREAVEKWLTYLREELPTVAFKCSTQKQRSNLGWKASKRAKAEKASNILQTSDCLGADTLLKLLKNYSRSHELKLSITVGIVGLPNVGKSSLINSLKRSHAVNVGATPGLTKSMQEIQLDKKVKLLDCPGVVMLKSGEADASIVLRNCKKIEKLDDPVSPVNEILKLCPAERLMSLYKLSNFSSIDDFLQKVATTRGKLKKGGVVDTEAAAKIVLHDWNEGKIPYYTLPPPRNQGENLDSTIVPQLGNEFNVEEVYKIESSFITTLASLEDSRHIEVPPHSPLNFDAQMLEQDDAQQKATVVEDQPMADDMEVPEESEAKPSGNQNNKLYTAEGILDPRKRRAEKKRRKANRVNITNEMDADYDFKVDYRMADLPSESENASEDDDDDEANKMAPMTGVVEDETTKTTPMT, encoded by the exons ATGGTGAAGAAGAGCAAAA AGAGCAAAAGTAAGAGGGTATCtctaagcaagaaatacaaaataataagaAAGGTGAAGGAACACCATAGGAAGAAGGCAAAGGAGGCAAAGAAGCTTGGTCTGAACAAGAAAAAGAAGGTAGAGAAGGACCCTGGGATTCCGAATGATTGGCCTTTCAAGCAACAAGAACTTAAGGCACTTGAGGATCGCAGGGCTCGCGCCTTGGAGGAGTTGGAGCAGAAAAAGGCCGCTAGAAAGGAGAGG GCTGAGAAGAGGAAACTAGGCTTGATTGATGATTCTGATGTTTCACAAAACAAGCCTATCATAACTGAACTTTCAGCTATAGCAAAGAGCAATG ATCATTCTGAGAGAACTTTCTATAAGGAGCTGAAAAAAGTTATTGAAACCTCAGATGTAATATTGGAAGTACTTGATGCAAGGGATCCACTTGGTACTCGTTCCGTTGACCTGGAGAATATGGTATTAAAGTCTGATCCTAATAAGCGAATTGTGTTGCTTTTGAACAAGAtag ATCTTGTTCCTCGGGAGGCAGTGGAGAAGTGGCTCACATATCTTAGAGAAGAGCTTCCTACTGTAGCTTTTAAATGTAGCACACAAAAACAAAGGTCAAACTTGGGATGGAAGGCATCAAAGAGAGCTAAGGCTGAAAAGGCATCTAATATTTTGCAAACTAGTGATTGCCTTGGAGCTGATACTCTCCTAAAGTTGTTGAAAAATTATTCAAGAAGCCATGAG CTTAAGTTATCAATCACTGTGGGAATTGTTGGACTCCCGAATGTCGGGAAGAGCAGTTTGATAAATAGTTTGAAGAGGTCACATGCTGTTAATGTTGGTGCTACTCCAGGATTAACCAAATCAATGCAAGAAATTCAGTTAGATAAAAAGGTAAAGCTGTTGGATTGTCCTGGTGTGGTAATGCTCAAGTCTGGAGAGGCTGATGCATCTATAGTGCTTCGCAACTGTAAGAAGATCGAAAAGTTAGATGACCCTGTCAGTCCAG TAAATGAGATCCTCAAGTTGTGTCCGGCTGAGAGGTTGATGTCTCTATACAAGTTGTCAAACTTCAGCTCGATCGACGACTTTCTCCAAAAGGTAGCAACTACGAGGGGTAAGCTGAAGAAGGGTGGAGTTGTGGACACTGAAGCTGCTGCAAAGATTGTACTGCACGATTGGAATGAGG GTAAAATACCATATTACACTTTGCCTCCGCCTAGAAACCAGGGCGAGAATCTCGACTCTACTATTGTTCCACAGCTCGGGAATGAGTTCAATGTCGAGGAGGTTTACAAGATCGAGTCTTCATTTATCACTACCCTGGCATCACTGGAAGATTCTCGTCACATTGAAGTTCCTCCTCATTCCCCACTAAACTTCGATGCTCAGATGCTAGAGCAG GACGATGCGCAGCAGAAAGCGACAGTCGTTGAGGATCAACCGATGGCTGATGACATGGAAGTCCCAGAGGAATCCGAGGCCAAGCCTAGCGGCAACCAAAACAACAAGTTGTACACTGCCGAAGGCATACTCGATCCACGTAAAAGGAGAGCTGAGAAGAAAAGGCGGAAGGCCAATAGAGTAAACATCACGAACGAAATGGATGCCGACTATGACTTTAAGGTGGATTACAGAATGGCGGATCTTCCTTCAGAAAGTGAGAATGCAAgcgaggatgatgatgatgatgaagcaaACAAAATGGCCCCTATGACTGGCGTAGTCGAGGACGAAACAACCAAAACGACTCCCATGACTTGA